A genomic segment from Rubrobacter tropicus encodes:
- the dhaK gene encoding dihydroxyacetone kinase subunit DhaK translates to MKKLINAPERVVGEMLRGMELAHGGLLRLLPENGVVLRADAPVQGKVALVSGGGSGHEPTHGGFVGPGMLDAACAGSVFTSPTPDQMLEATKAVDGGAGVFYVVKNYTGDVLNFEMAGELAEAEGIQTDYVVTNDDVAVEDSTFTSGRRGIAGTIFVHKICGAAADDGKDLAGIKELAEKVNGNVRSMGMALTSCTPPESGEPIFQIGDDEMEIGIGIHGEPGIQRKKIEPADNIVDEMLDKILGDSVDFSGSEVAVMVNGMGGTPLMELYVAYARVADRLKDEGVNVWRMPYVGDYMTSLEMAGFSITLLKLDEEMKGYLAAPCDVAAGRPF, encoded by the coding sequence ATGAAGAAGCTCATCAACGCGCCCGAGAGGGTCGTCGGGGAGATGCTCCGGGGCATGGAGCTCGCCCACGGCGGCCTCCTCAGGCTGCTCCCGGAGAACGGCGTCGTCCTCAGGGCCGACGCCCCCGTCCAGGGCAAGGTGGCCCTCGTCTCGGGGGGCGGCTCGGGCCACGAGCCGACCCACGGCGGCTTCGTAGGCCCCGGCATGTTGGATGCCGCGTGCGCCGGCTCCGTCTTTACGAGCCCCACCCCGGACCAGATGCTCGAGGCCACCAAGGCCGTCGACGGCGGGGCAGGGGTCTTCTACGTCGTCAAGAACTACACCGGCGACGTCCTCAACTTCGAGATGGCCGGGGAGTTGGCCGAGGCCGAAGGCATCCAGACCGACTACGTCGTCACGAACGACGACGTCGCGGTCGAGGACTCCACTTTCACGAGCGGGCGGCGTGGGATCGCGGGCACCATCTTCGTGCACAAGATCTGCGGCGCCGCCGCCGACGACGGTAAAGATCTGGCCGGCATAAAAGAGCTGGCCGAGAAGGTCAACGGCAACGTCCGGTCGATGGGGATGGCGTTGACCAGTTGCACCCCGCCGGAGAGCGGGGAGCCGATCTTCCAGATCGGGGACGACGAGATGGAGATAGGCATAGGCATCCACGGCGAGCCCGGCATCCAGCGCAAAAAGATAGAGCCGGCCGACAACATCGTGGACGAGATGCTCGACAAGATCCTCGGCGACTCCGTCGACTTCTCGGGCTCGGAAGTCGCCGTCATGGTCAACGGCATGGGCGGCACGCCGCTCATGGAGCTCTACGTAGCCTACGCCCGCGTCGCCGACAGGCTCAAGGACGAAGGCGTGAACGTGTGGCGGATGCCTTACGTGGGCGACTACATGACCTCGCTCGAGATGGCCGGCTTCTCCATAACGCTGCTCAAGCTCGACGAAGAGATGAAGGGCTACCTCGCGGCGCCTTGCGACGTGGCCGCCGGCAGGCCGTTCTAG
- a CDS encoding MIP/aquaporin family protein, with protein MQAYLAEFIGTMILIIFGDGVVAGVLLKNSKAENSGWIVITFGWAMGVAIAVYCVGAISGAHINPAVTIGLAAFADFPWADVPGYIIAQFLGAFVGGVIVWLAYLPHWRPTEDPGLKLGVFCTAPAYRATGPNIITEIIGTAVLLFGVLGIGANAGAVPGDLSAVIATGLNPLLVGLLVLGIGLSLGGPTGYAINPARDLGPRIAHAVLPIAGKGSSDWEYSWIPVVAPIIGGILGAGLFVLLGFGG; from the coding sequence ATGCAAGCATACCTCGCCGAGTTTATCGGCACCATGATCCTCATCATCTTCGGAGACGGGGTCGTCGCCGGGGTGCTTCTCAAGAACTCGAAGGCCGAGAACTCGGGCTGGATCGTCATTACCTTCGGCTGGGCGATGGGGGTCGCCATCGCCGTCTACTGCGTCGGCGCCATCAGCGGCGCCCACATAAACCCGGCCGTCACCATAGGGTTGGCCGCGTTCGCCGACTTCCCGTGGGCCGACGTGCCGGGCTATATCATCGCCCAGTTCCTCGGGGCGTTCGTGGGCGGCGTTATCGTGTGGCTGGCCTACCTGCCGCACTGGCGCCCGACCGAAGACCCGGGCCTCAAGCTCGGCGTCTTCTGCACCGCGCCCGCCTACCGGGCGACGGGGCCGAACATCATCACGGAGATCATCGGCACCGCCGTCCTCCTCTTCGGCGTCCTCGGCATCGGCGCGAACGCGGGGGCCGTCCCCGGTGATCTCTCGGCGGTCATCGCGACGGGCCTCAACCCGCTCCTCGTCGGTCTCTTGGTCCTCGGTATCGGGCTCTCGCTCGGCGGGCCGACGGGCTACGCGATCAACCCCGCCCGCGATCTCGGGCCGCGCATAGCCCACGCCGTTCTTCCCATAGCGGGCAAGGGTTCGAGCGACTGGGAGTACTCCTGGATCCCGGTCGTGGCCCCCATAATCGGCGGCATCCTCGGCGCCGGCCTCTTCGTCCTGCTCGGTTTCGGCGGCTAG